A single region of the Lycium barbarum isolate Lr01 chromosome 2, ASM1917538v2, whole genome shotgun sequence genome encodes:
- the LOC132628407 gene encoding receptor-like protein EIX2, whose translation MGNSSSLSYLNLGDNKLTGTLPKSLGQLSVLEDFYIYNNRLEGVVTESHFYELTQLKEFSASGNNLTLKVRGNWFPPFQALDFQIGGWNIGPSFPIWLRTQKMITVVDISDGGIQGEVPTWFWNLSSQIQLLNLSHNQFVGEVPIISTPSWLVGNGDGHWIKYLGSNKFSGPLPLISTYVTELDLSNNSISKGLSYFLCEAKNGSYQLEILNLGENDLSEEIPDCWMNWPNLRVLILRDNNLIGGVPRSMKFLSNLRSLDFRRNRLNGPFPSSLGNCTKLHKIDLAENEFVGKLPSWLGLRFPTLVVLILRSNKFDDELPQELCHLKDLQILDLANNTFIGIIPRCISNFSAMVKGKAEVEDFELHYSYDWGLLIESAMVMTKGNMYQYDTILVLFTSMDMSSNYLSGHIPTSITRLEGLRSFNFSKNNLTGGIPNGIGDMKALESVDLSENQLYGQIPQSFSSLFTLSYLNLSDNNLSGMIPLSTQLQSFNPTSFQGNKLCGLPLLVNCSSGGKTPNHEYEEDENDKDEVDWFYISMAIGFALSFWGVCGSLLFKRSWRHAYFRFLDRSWEWLLAKAPIC comes from the coding sequence ATGGGAAATAGTTCTTCTCTGAGTTATTTGAATCTAGGCGACAATAAACTCACCGGAACTCTTCCAAAAAGTCTTGGCCAACTTTCAGTGCTAGAAGACTTTTACATCTATAACAATAGGTTGGAAGGTGTTGTAACAGAAAGTCATTTCTATGAATTAACACAACTAAAGGAATTCAGTGCTTCTGGAAATAATCTGACTTTAAAAGTGCGTGGAAACTGGTTTCCACCTTTTCAAGCCTTAGATTTTCAAATAGGTGGCTGGAATATAGGCCCTTCATTTCCCATATGGCTCCGAACTCAGAAGATGATAACGGTTGTTGACATATCAGATGGTGGAATACAAGGTGAGGTTCCAACTTGGTTTTGGAACTTGTCTTCTCAAATTCAACTTCTCAATCTTTCTCACAACCAATTTGTTGGTGAGGTTCCAATCATCTCAACACCATCTTGGTTAGTTGGAAATGGAGATGGTCATTGGATAAAATACTTGGGTTCCAACAAATTTAGTGGGCCACTACCGTTAATTTCAACCTATGTAACTGAGCTAGATCTCTCGAACAATTCTATTTCAAAAGGTTTATCTTACTTTTTGTGTGAAGCAAAAAATGGATCTTATCAGTTAGAGATCTTAAACCTCGGGGAAAACGATTTATCAGAAGAAATTCCTGATTGTTGGATGAATTGGCCAAATTTGAGAGTTTTAATCTTGAGGGACAATAACTTGATTGGAGGCGTACCAAGATCCATGAAGTTTTTGAGTAATTTGCGATCCTTGGACTTCCGAAGAAATAGACTTAATGGTCCATTTCCTTCATCCTTGGGAAACTGCACAAAACTGCATAAAATAGATTTAGCTGAGAATGAGTTTGTTGGGAAATTACCTTCTTGGTTGGGATTGAGGTTTCCAACCTTGGTAGTCCTTATCCTTCGGTCCAATAAATTCGATGATGAATTGCCTCAAGAACTTTGTCATCTCAAAGATCTTCAGATCTTAGACCTTGCAAACAATACATTCATTGGAATCATACCAAGGTGTATTAGCAATTTCAGTGCAATGGTCAAAGGAAAAGCGGAAGTGGAAGATTTTGAGTTACATTATTCCTATGATTGGGGACTTCTGATAGAGAGCGCAATGGTGATGACTAAAGGCAACATGTATCAGTATGACACCATTTTGGTGTTGTTTACAAGTATGGATATGTCTAGCAATTATCTTTCTGGACATATTCCTACAAGTATAACACGTCTTGAAGGATTAAGATCatttaatttttccaaaaataacCTAACTGGTGGGATTCCAAATGGTATTGGCGACATGAAAGCATTGGAATCTGTTGATCTTTCAGAAAATCAACTTTATGGTCAAATCCCACAAAGCTTTTCGAGTTTGTTCACTTTGAGCTACTTGAATCTATCTGATAACAATTTATCAGGTATGATACCATTGAGCACTCAGCTTCAAAGCTTTAATCCCACTAGTTTTCAAGGAAACAAACTCTGCGGGCTTCCACTCTTGGTGAACTGCAGTTCAGGTGGtaaaactccaaatcatgagtatgAAGAAGATGAGAATGACAAAGATGAAGTGGATTGGTTCTACATTTCAATGGCAATAGGATTTGCACTAAGCTTTTGGGGTGTATGTGGTTCATTGCTTTTTAAGAGATCATGGAGACATGCTTATTTTCGTTTCTTAGACCGTAGCTGGGAATGGTTGCTTGCAAAGGCTCCGATATGTTGA
- the LOC132628408 gene encoding receptor-like protein 38, producing the protein MKVLAITLWVLLFFILTNTKFVVCVGICRESEQRALESLKKEVDDPSDLLFSWVVGKDCCEWEGVVCNNLTRHVIELHIISDWEESRYLRINSLEWLPSLLSLEHLEMRHVDLSNATNWLQVINMLPSLVDLRLVYCGLHHITPLLHHNFSSLETLDLFGNNFNSPVPKWVFNLASLVSLNLSDNNFTSPFPDGPVNLTSLTSFRAYYNSFNCLLPTWLFDLSNLEYIDLSDSGLEGAIPSKSENITKLKHLDLSHNKLSGKFTNLIGKLKKLEYLGLSNNLFDGEVSELFNGRSNFFK; encoded by the coding sequence ATGAAAGTGTTAGCAATAACACTATGGgttcttttgttttttattttgacaAACACCAAGTTTGTTGTTTGTGTAGGCATTTGCAGAGAAAGTGAGCAACGAGCGTTGGAGAGCTTGAAGAAAGAAGTAGATGATCCCTCAGATCTTCTCTTTTCTTGGGTTGTTGGAAAAGATTGTTGCGAATGGGAAGGGGTTGTGTGTAACAATTTGACTCGTCATGTGATTGAGCTACACATAATTAGTGATTGGGAAGAATCGAGATATCTAAGGATCAATAGCCTTGAGTGGCTGCCAAGTCTTTTGAGTCTTGAGCACTTGGAGATGCGTCATGTGGATCTCAGCAATGCAACTAATTGGCTACAGGTCATTAACATGCTTCCTTCTCTTGTGGATCTTCGTTTAGTCTATTGTGGTCTTCATCATATAACACCTCTACTTCATCACAATTTTTCTTCACTTGAAACCCTTGATCTTTTTGGGAACAACTTTAATTCTCCTGTTCCCAAATGGGTTTTCAACCTCGCCAGTCTCGTTTCTCTTAATTTGAGTGACAATAATTTTACTAGCCCGTTTCCTGACGGTCCAGTTAACTTGACTTCTCTCACATCCTTCAGGGCTTATTATAACTCTTTCAACTGTCTTTTACCCACATGGTTGTTTGATCTAAGTAATCTTGAATATATTGATCTCAGTGATAGTGGACTTGAAGGTGCAATACCGAGTAAGAGTGAAAACATAACAAAACTTAAACATCTTGATCTTTCTCATAATAAGCTTTCTGGAAAGTTTACAAATCTAATTGGAAAGTTAAAGAAATTAGAATATCTTGGTCTCTCAAATAATCTATTTGATGGGGAAGTATCTGAATTATTCAACGGTAGGAGTAATTTCTTTAAATAG
- the LOC132628409 gene encoding DNA polymerase eta-like, translating to MRGNEAKQVCPEIHLVQVPVARGKADLNDYRNAGSEVVTILARRGRCERASIDEVYLDLTIAAEAMLADNPPERLETIREEAVKSHILGLEERLVMMPERRSDIGSTKF from the exons ATGCGAGGTAATGAAGCAAAGCAAGTTTGTCCGGAGATTCATCTTGTTCAAGTCCCAGTTGCCCGTGGTAAAGCTGATCTTAATGATTACAGGAATGCAGGCTCAGAG GTTGTCACCATACTTGCTAGAAGAGGCCGATGTGAGCGAGCTTCAATTGATGAAGTGTATTTGGATCTCACTATAGCTGCTGAAGCAATGTTGGCAGATAATCCTCCAGAGCGCCTGGAAACAATCAGGGAAGAAGCAGTGAAATCACATATTTTGGGTCTTGAGGAA AGGTTGGTAATGATGCCAGAGAGAAGGTCAGACATTGGCTCAacgaaattctaa